CCCTATTTGAAAATTGGTTTGAATGAAAATATAAGTTATCTTCTGTATCCTTACTCATAAGCCTATGGGAAGTCAGAATATTCTGTGCAATAAGTTTTCCATCTTTGTCAAAAATATCGATTGAATATTTTCTTTTATCATAGAGAATAAAAGAGATTATTAATATTTTGTTTTTCAGTACTAAAATATTGTCTATGTAGCTCCATTTTTTATACCACTCTCTCATTATTGATGGAAATCTTGAATACTCAGGAAGTTTATCTGGAGGAAAAATATATTTACTGTTAGGATTTTTTATTACATTTTGTAATTTCCCATCAGCATTGAATTTATAAATTTCATAAGTTATCGCTAACGCCGCGAATATATTTTCTTCTTTATCAAAATCAAAAAATGCATCTGCCAGTCTCATATTAAGTTTATAAAATTTTTCATTAGGGGATAAGAATGAGTTTATTAATATTCCATTATGATTGAATTTTCTTATGAAAAAACCTTCTTTTTCTTTTATATAGTGAAACCCCGCAATAAAAATTTCATTCTTAGAATTTACCTTTATATCTCTACAACTTCCTATATAAAAGCTTCTTATAAGTTTTTTATTGTTTCGGTTAAATTTTTTAACAACCCTAAGACCTAAATCGCACACATATACATAATTCTTATCTACATAAATTCCTATAGGAAATTCAAATTCTTCAGGACCTTTTCCTCTTCTACCGAATGAGTCAGTTAAATTTCCTTTCTTGTCAAATTTTTTTATGTTTCTATTTCTAGCATCTATTATCCAAATATTATCAGATTCATCTATTCTCAATTTTACTATTGAACTTAATTGAATTTCTCTATTCTGTTGTAAATTTATAATTTCAACTTTTTTAAAAAAATTCTTAAATAATTTATTATTGCTTTTTATATCTTTGATATTTAGAAATAATAAAAATAATAAAGAAATTAGAACTTTTATCACTTTCATATTTTGAAAAAAATAAGGTGGCCTACTAACTTTTGAATTTAACACTCAAGAGCTGGATCGTAATCCGGACAACAATCGTTTCCTCCTTCAAAACAATAACACCAGCAGGTGAGCTGGTCAGGCGGACCATAATAATAACATTCCCAATGTCCTGTAGGTTGTAAATTTGGGTCTCCTCCGCACGGCATCAGAGGAACAACTTGAGCAGAAGCTGATTTTGAACTGTTAGTGTTAAATAAAATAGAAAGATTCAATATCATCAAAGAAAAAATTGTAATCATTATTAATTGTTTTAAAAGTTTTGTCATTTTCTTCCCTCCTTTCAATTCTTAATTTTTCTTGGCCACCTTATTTTTCATATTTATTTTTTTAGCATTAAAAAAAGATAAAGTCAAGTCATCTAAGGCTCTATGTCAAATTTTGTGATATACATAATAAGGAGACAATTGGTAGAAAAGAAACGGGAAATTATCTTTTCTTAACAGAAATCTTGTGTTATATAAAATAACATATCATCATGGAGAGGAAAGGATGGGGAAGAAAATAGAGAATAATTACAATCAAGTTGAATTTGTAAAAGGATTGGGAGTGGTGGATGCTACAAACATTGTTATAGGGTCAATGATTGGCTCTGGAATATTTATCGCTCCATCTTTAATGGCAGGGTACATACAAACACCAGGAATTCTTATTTTCTTGTGGTTGATCGGAGGTATCCTTACTGTATTTGGTGCCTTAAGCTATGGCGAACTGGCATCATCATTTCCAAGAGCTGGAGGCCAGTATGTATTTTTAAAAGAGGCATATTCTCCTATATGGGGGTTTCTTTATGGATGGACCCTTTTTCTTGTAATACAGAGCGGATTTATAGCAGCTGTTGCAATTGCTTTTTCAAAATTTCTTGGAGTATTTTTACCTTTTATCGGTGAAGAAAAAGCTATTTTTACTTTATCTCTTTTTGGTCAGAATTTTATTTTTTCTTCTGCCCAATTAGCCTCAATAATCTGTATTGGAATATTAACTTATTTAAATATTCTTGGAGTTAAATCTGGAGCTTTGATTCAGAATGTTTTTACATTCTCAAAAGTTGGAGCAATATTACTCCTAATTTTATCAGCTTTTTTAATAGGAAAAGGTTCTTTTCAGAACTTTATTCCATTGGTGAAACCTGTTCTGCCAGGTTCAATTTCAATGGGACTTTTTGCAGCATTAGCAGTCGCCATGAGCAAAGCTCTTTTTGCCTATGATGCCTGGTATACTGTTACCTTTGTTGCTGAGGAAGTCAGGAATCCTCATAAAAATATACCACTTTCCATGTTCTTTGGTACTGGAGCAGTTACTTTAATATATACACTCACAACAATGGCATATCTTTTTATCATCCCGATAGATAAAATGGCTATCGTTCCTGAGAACAGAATAGGAGCATCTGTAGCAGAATCAATTTTGGCTCAACCTGGCCTTGTGTTTATAACAATTGCTATCCTTATATCTACTTTTGGATGTGTGAATGGACTTATACTTGCTGGGCCGAGATTATACTACGCAATGGCCAGGGATGGATTATTTTTTAAAAAAGCTTCATTCCTCCATAGAGAGTATAAAACTCCTCATGTATCATTAATTTATCAGGGGATATGGTCTTCCATTCTTTCCATTTCAGGCACATACAACGACCTTCTTACTTATACAGCATTCGCCTCCCTTCTTTTTAATTCCATGACAGTGGGAGGGCTCATAATCCTGAGATATAGAAGACCAGATCTCCAGAGACCATACAAAGTATTATTCTACCCATTCCTCCCTCTTATTTATATTGCAATTGCCCTATTTTTTATTGTGTATATAATCATTGGCGATCCTCTAAACTCTATAAAAGGACTTCTACTAATAGGAATTGGAATCCCGGCTTATCTCTATTGGAGGACTCGAGGAATTAAAAACCTAAAGGGAAATTATAGACAAATATAAATAATAAGGATTAAGTCTCCTTCTCCCTTCTCTTCCATACCTTCCAGACGAGGATAGAAACGACAATAATAAATATCGCAATCATCCCCCTGGCTCCCCAGAGATAGG
This genomic window from Acidobacteriota bacterium contains:
- a CDS encoding 6-bladed beta-propeller, with the protein product MIKVLISLLFLLFLNIKDIKSNNKLFKNFFKKVEIINLQQNREIQLSSIVKLRIDESDNIWIIDARNRNIKKFDKKGNLTDSFGRRGKGPEEFEFPIGIYVDKNYVYVCDLGLRVVKKFNRNNKKLIRSFYIGSCRDIKVNSKNEIFIAGFHYIKEKEGFFIRKFNHNGILINSFLSPNEKFYKLNMRLADAFFDFDKEENIFAALAITYEIYKFNADGKLQNVIKNPNSKYIFPPDKLPEYSRFPSIMREWYKKWSYIDNILVLKNKILIISFILYDKRKYSIDIFDKDGKLIAQNILTSHRLMSKDTEDNLYFHSNQFSNRDERKYEIGKYKILLKK
- a CDS encoding amino acid permease — its product is MGKKIENNYNQVEFVKGLGVVDATNIVIGSMIGSGIFIAPSLMAGYIQTPGILIFLWLIGGILTVFGALSYGELASSFPRAGGQYVFLKEAYSPIWGFLYGWTLFLVIQSGFIAAVAIAFSKFLGVFLPFIGEEKAIFTLSLFGQNFIFSSAQLASIICIGILTYLNILGVKSGALIQNVFTFSKVGAILLLILSAFLIGKGSFQNFIPLVKPVLPGSISMGLFAALAVAMSKALFAYDAWYTVTFVAEEVRNPHKNIPLSMFFGTGAVTLIYTLTTMAYLFIIPIDKMAIVPENRIGASVAESILAQPGLVFITIAILISTFGCVNGLILAGPRLYYAMARDGLFFKKASFLHREYKTPHVSLIYQGIWSSILSISGTYNDLLTYTAFASLLFNSMTVGGLIILRYRRPDLQRPYKVLFYPFLPLIYIAIALFFIVYIIIGDPLNSIKGLLLIGIGIPAYLYWRTRGIKNLKGNYRQI